In a genomic window of Thermosynechococcus sp. CL-1:
- a CDS encoding YdcF family protein, with translation MDLLLSKLLPPLLYPLPLACWALIFAIVRFWRAPKQAAIALVIALSILLLSGNDYVATALIASLERQYLPPDPMPKAAAIVVLGGAVVPQTAPRPWVEVTEGGDRILYGAHLFRQGYAPYLILSGGRIDWLGETFQRGEAADMAEIATTCGVPMDKMLLDTTALNTYENAVNVKALLEQHQIQGNLLLVTSAYHMPRSVAIFRRLGMKVIPAPTDYRYLSIARSPTWQNLLLSLIPNPSNVDITTIALREYQGLLVYKLRGWL, from the coding sequence ATGGATCTGCTGCTGTCGAAATTACTGCCGCCATTGCTGTATCCATTGCCCTTGGCCTGTTGGGCATTGATTTTTGCCATTGTTCGCTTTTGGCGTGCTCCCAAACAGGCGGCGATCGCCCTCGTGATTGCCCTGAGCATTTTACTCCTGAGCGGCAATGACTATGTGGCAACAGCGCTTATTGCTTCCCTAGAGCGACAGTATTTACCCCCTGATCCCATGCCCAAAGCTGCCGCGATCGTTGTTCTCGGTGGGGCGGTTGTCCCGCAAACGGCGCCGAGGCCTTGGGTAGAAGTCACGGAAGGGGGCGATCGCATCCTCTACGGTGCCCACCTCTTTCGCCAAGGCTATGCCCCCTATCTCATCCTCAGTGGGGGTCGCATTGACTGGCTCGGCGAAACCTTTCAGCGGGGAGAAGCAGCAGACATGGCGGAAATTGCCACCACCTGCGGTGTGCCGATGGACAAGATGCTGCTGGACACCACCGCACTGAATACCTATGAAAATGCCGTGAATGTCAAAGCGCTTCTTGAGCAGCATCAAATTCAGGGGAATCTGCTGCTGGTGACATCCGCCTACCACATGCCCCGCTCCGTCGCCATTTTTCGCCGTTTGGGAATGAAGGTGATCCCGGCACCGACGGACTATCGGTACCTGTCGATCGCGCGATCGCCCACCTGGCAAAACTTGCTGCTCAGCCTGATCCCCAATCCCTCCAACGTGGACATCACCACGATCGCCCTACGGGAATACCAAGGTCTGCTCGTTTACAAACTCAGAGGTTGGCTTTAG
- the pstA gene encoding phosphate ABC transporter permease PstA, protein MPSQHPLLSNLRNPIAIAASIRSRTRWERFFIVLGWFSLAVALLTLIFLVSDLFLRGLPMLNWKFFTSPPSSDPEEAGILTAWVGSLLVILVTAFVAIPLGIAAGIYLEEYAPKNWLLDFIEVNITNLAGVPSIIYGLLALGFFVYILNWGESILTAGFTLALLILPVVIVTTRESLRAIPQGIREAAYAVGSSRWQVIADHVLPYSMGGILTGIIVGISRAIGETAPLITIGALTFITFLPDPPIQSEFPYISFKWIWSPFTVLPIQMFNWVSRPQEAFQVNAAAAGIVLLVLTLAVNATAIYLRYRFRKSIKW, encoded by the coding sequence ATGCCTAGCCAGCACCCGCTTTTGAGTAACCTCCGCAACCCCATCGCCATCGCTGCCTCCATTCGCTCTCGCACCCGTTGGGAACGTTTTTTCATTGTTCTAGGGTGGTTTTCCCTAGCTGTAGCGCTCTTAACACTGATTTTTTTGGTCTCTGACCTTTTTCTGCGCGGCCTGCCAATGCTTAACTGGAAATTCTTCACTTCGCCCCCCAGTAGCGATCCAGAAGAGGCAGGCATCCTCACGGCATGGGTGGGGAGTTTGTTGGTCATTCTTGTAACGGCGTTCGTGGCTATTCCTTTGGGCATTGCGGCGGGCATTTACCTCGAAGAATATGCTCCCAAAAACTGGCTGTTGGATTTCATTGAGGTCAATATCACGAACCTAGCAGGCGTGCCCTCGATTATCTATGGTCTGCTGGCTCTCGGTTTCTTTGTCTATATCCTCAACTGGGGTGAGAGCATTCTCACAGCTGGGTTTACACTGGCACTGCTGATTTTACCCGTGGTGATTGTGACCACCCGCGAGTCCTTGCGCGCCATTCCCCAAGGCATTCGGGAAGCCGCCTATGCGGTTGGTTCGAGTCGCTGGCAAGTAATTGCCGATCATGTGCTGCCCTACTCGATGGGGGGGATTCTCACGGGGATTATTGTGGGTATCTCCCGTGCGATTGGTGAGACGGCGCCCCTGATCACGATTGGTGCTTTGACGTTTATCACGTTCTTGCCAGATCCACCGATTCAAAGCGAGTTTCCCTACATTTCGTTTAAGTGGATTTGGTCTCCCTTTACGGTGCTGCCGATTCAGATGTTTAACTGGGTTTCCCGTCCTCAAGAGGCCTTTCAAGTGAATGCTGCAGCGGCTGGGATTGTCCTACTGGTGTTGACGCTGGCGGTGAATGCAACAGCTATTTATCTACGCTATCGTTTTAGGAAGAGTATCAAATGGTAA
- a CDS encoding polysaccharide deacetylase family protein, whose protein sequence is MVASLESTVREISPQAIARELARRLAPQATYVRVAHSAEGWKILLEAEQIPDQRTCLDVLVAFLSPVLPQSIDVYGRQLGGQRPAWGVRLRPRPVATPTPGTVRARQLEPLALAASVLGIFGLGAVGQWQSPSVWLAAAPEPTVEQVRSVILNAAPILTPARPPLWHHYSPPEAFRGHVFNRVALPPEQKLVALTFDDGPDPTYTPQVLDILAQEKVKATFFAIARAVAARPKLAQRIVREGHVLANHSWSHGYHYFNPAAAQHEVDQSQQLIEDISGANIKLFRPPGGNLHNGLVSHASQQGYGVVMWSVDPQDWLPRQTSDRIVNTVVQQAHAGAIVLLHDGGGSRRATVAALPRIIAELRAKGYQFVTVPELIAAQEPTSLPEPPSWLTIQETAQLQQLILQLETRIQVLEKELKTTPLWAIAEREYLAATLREQQAALSWVQQRLAFEQAAEGQYQAALKLAEQATLAAKAQQSSVAKTLWQRAIATLDSIPNTAFVAPLAQIKQRQYSCRMHQLQ, encoded by the coding sequence ATGGTGGCATCGCTGGAGTCAACGGTCAGGGAGATTTCACCTCAGGCGATCGCCCGTGAATTAGCGCGCCGCCTTGCGCCGCAGGCCACCTATGTGCGTGTCGCTCACTCCGCCGAAGGCTGGAAAATTCTCCTAGAGGCAGAGCAAATTCCCGATCAACGCACCTGCCTTGATGTCTTGGTTGCTTTTTTAAGTCCTGTCCTACCCCAATCCATTGATGTCTATGGGCGACAGTTGGGGGGGCAGCGCCCTGCATGGGGGGTACGTCTGCGGCCTCGGCCGGTTGCAACCCCCACACCCGGAACAGTTCGCGCTCGCCAGCTTGAACCCTTAGCCCTAGCGGCCAGTGTCTTAGGGATTTTTGGTTTAGGAGCCGTCGGCCAATGGCAGTCTCCTAGTGTTTGGTTGGCAGCAGCACCCGAACCCACCGTTGAACAAGTGCGATCGGTCATTCTTAATGCTGCGCCCATTTTGACTCCCGCCCGCCCACCCCTGTGGCACCACTACTCACCCCCTGAGGCCTTTCGTGGCCATGTGTTTAATCGGGTTGCGTTACCCCCTGAGCAAAAGTTGGTGGCACTGACCTTTGATGATGGCCCTGATCCGACCTACACGCCCCAAGTGCTCGACATTCTTGCCCAAGAAAAGGTCAAAGCGACATTTTTTGCCATTGCCAGAGCCGTTGCAGCGCGCCCAAAATTAGCGCAGCGCATTGTTAGGGAAGGTCATGTCTTGGCCAACCACTCTTGGAGCCACGGCTACCATTACTTTAATCCTGCGGCTGCCCAGCACGAGGTGGATCAAAGCCAACAATTGATTGAAGACATCAGCGGGGCAAATATCAAGCTCTTTCGACCACCGGGGGGAAATCTCCATAATGGTCTGGTGAGTCACGCCAGCCAACAGGGTTACGGTGTGGTAATGTGGTCAGTAGATCCACAGGATTGGTTACCTCGCCAAACGAGCGATCGCATTGTCAACACAGTTGTCCAGCAGGCGCATGCCGGTGCCATTGTTCTGCTCCATGATGGGGGTGGCTCTCGGCGAGCAACGGTTGCAGCCTTGCCCAGAATCATTGCCGAACTGCGAGCTAAGGGCTATCAATTTGTTACTGTTCCTGAGTTGATTGCCGCTCAAGAGCCAACGAGTCTACCAGAACCCCCTTCTTGGCTGACGATTCAAGAAACGGCGCAGCTTCAGCAGTTGATTCTGCAACTAGAGACCCGCATTCAAGTTTTAGAAAAAGAGCTAAAGACTACACCCCTATGGGCGATCGCCGAACGGGAGTACCTAGCGGCCACCCTACGGGAGCAACAGGCAGCTCTGTCTTGGGTGCAACAACGGCTGGCCTTTGAACAAGCTGCTGAAGGTCAATATCAAGCGGCTCTCAAACTGGCGGAGCAGGCGACGCTTGCCGCTAAAGCACAACAATCATCAGTGGCTAAGACCTTGTGGCAGCGGGCGATCGCCACCCTAGACAGCATTCCCAACACGGCTTTTGTTGCCCCCCTTGCCCAAATCAAGCAGCGACAATATAGCTGCAGAATGCACCAACTACAATAA
- a CDS encoding photosystem II S4 domain protein, which yields MFDLGTALDTAIKTWSVVHTPFLSPDQVVQALRTLEQRADVHGLAWGGYPQAERCRLAIAPTELSLEEQQPPLALVRITGNFLFDPATYSDFERAIANAGLDDGDYGDVILLGERGAQVILIPEKVPTLQEHLKQVRTVAVTVDLCDWSELAVAPPQRKSLSTVEASLRLDAVASAGFGVSRSKMSDWISQGLVRVNWQVVQQPRYLLKVNDLIAIRGKGRLRIQDIQVTKKERYRIQMERIR from the coding sequence ATGTTTGACCTAGGGACCGCCCTTGACACAGCCATTAAAACTTGGTCGGTGGTGCATACCCCCTTTTTGTCCCCCGATCAGGTGGTGCAGGCACTCCGCACCCTTGAGCAACGGGCCGATGTTCATGGTCTCGCCTGGGGGGGGTACCCGCAAGCGGAACGCTGTCGGCTGGCGATCGCCCCCACTGAACTTAGTCTTGAAGAGCAACAGCCGCCCCTTGCTTTGGTGCGAATCACAGGCAACTTTCTCTTTGATCCCGCCACCTACAGTGATTTTGAGCGAGCGATCGCCAATGCCGGTCTCGATGACGGCGATTATGGGGATGTGATTCTCCTTGGGGAACGGGGGGCACAGGTCATTCTCATCCCTGAAAAAGTCCCTACTTTACAAGAACACTTAAAACAAGTGCGGACTGTAGCGGTGACCGTCGATCTCTGTGACTGGTCAGAACTGGCCGTAGCGCCCCCCCAACGGAAATCCCTCAGTACCGTCGAAGCATCATTGCGCTTGGATGCTGTGGCCTCAGCCGGGTTTGGCGTCTCCCGCAGTAAAATGAGCGACTGGATTAGCCAAGGACTGGTGCGGGTCAACTGGCAAGTGGTGCAACAACCGCGGTATCTGCTCAAGGTGAATGACCTCATTGCCATTCGCGGCAAAGGGCGATTGCGGATTCAAGACATTCAAGTTACCAAGAAAGAGCGCTACCGCATCCAGATGGAGCGCATTCGCTAA
- a CDS encoding Uma2 family endonuclease, with the protein MTLKYSLPPLENGDRLTRAEFERRYTAMPHLKKAELIEGVVFMGSPVSIDHSRSHGSIMGWLWFYSAATPGLGCYDNPTVRLDGDNEPQPDAVLRLESGGNSRISEDGYIEGAPELVVEIAASSAAYDLHDKLRVYRRNGVQEYLVWCTYDRQIHWFSLEAGEYQPLAADAERIIRSRQFPGLWLAPEALLTHDLGTVLQVLQQGIATPEHQAFVARQQR; encoded by the coding sequence ATGACACTAAAGTATTCTCTACCCCCCCTTGAAAATGGCGATCGCTTGACACGAGCGGAATTTGAGCGCCGCTATACAGCCATGCCCCACCTGAAGAAAGCAGAACTGATTGAAGGAGTTGTATTCATGGGGTCTCCCGTGAGTATCGATCATAGTCGCTCCCATGGCTCAATTATGGGATGGTTATGGTTCTACAGTGCTGCAACACCGGGGCTAGGTTGCTATGACAATCCGACGGTTCGCTTGGATGGCGATAATGAACCGCAGCCCGATGCTGTGCTCCGCCTTGAAAGCGGGGGCAACTCTCGCATTAGTGAGGATGGTTATATCGAGGGGGCACCGGAACTTGTAGTTGAAATTGCCGCCAGCAGTGCTGCCTACGACCTGCACGATAAGCTCAGGGTGTACCGCCGCAATGGCGTTCAGGAATATCTTGTGTGGTGTACCTACGATCGCCAAATCCACTGGTTCTCCCTTGAAGCGGGGGAATACCAACCACTTGCTGCCGATGCTGAGAGGATAATTCGCAGTCGTCAATTTCCCGGACTCTGGCTTGCCCCTGAGGCATTACTGACCCATGATCTGGGTACGGTTTTGCAGGTACTCCAACAGGGAATTGCCACCCCTGAACATCAAGCGTTTGTGGCTCGCCAGCAGCGATAG
- a CDS encoding PstS family phosphate ABC transporter substrate-binding protein has translation MFTSVKSYARFGVVAAVAALSGSLIPAALSQGTPTIRIDGSSTVFPITEAVAEAFQKAQGGKVRVTVGVSGTGGGFKKFCRGETDISNASRPILAKEIADCRAAGINFIELPVAYDALTVVVHPQNTWATSLTVAELKRIWEPDSKINNWSQVRQGFPNVPLKLFGPGADSGTFDYFTEAINGKSKVSRKDFTASEDDNVLVQGITRDRGALGYFGFAYYAENRNRLKAVAIDNGKGPVPPSEQNVLNGTYQPLSRPIFIYVNARSAQRPEVRQFVTYYLNNAPAMVKKVKYVPLPTSAYRTILANFNRNRVGTIFGGKEAIGLTINQLLRMQPQ, from the coding sequence ATGTTCACATCTGTAAAGAGCTATGCTCGTTTTGGTGTCGTCGCCGCGGTCGCGGCTCTGTCGGGTAGCCTGATTCCTGCTGCTTTATCTCAAGGGACACCTACGATTCGCATTGATGGTTCTAGCACCGTTTTCCCCATTACCGAAGCTGTCGCTGAAGCCTTCCAAAAAGCCCAAGGGGGCAAAGTCCGTGTAACCGTCGGTGTGTCTGGTACAGGCGGTGGCTTCAAGAAGTTCTGCCGCGGTGAAACGGATATTTCCAACGCCTCACGCCCCATTTTGGCCAAGGAAATTGCTGACTGCCGCGCTGCTGGCATCAACTTTATTGAACTGCCAGTGGCCTACGATGCTCTCACGGTAGTGGTTCATCCCCAAAATACTTGGGCAACAAGCTTAACGGTTGCTGAATTGAAGCGGATTTGGGAACCCGATTCTAAAATCAATAACTGGAGCCAAGTGCGCCAAGGTTTCCCCAATGTTCCTTTGAAACTCTTTGGGCCAGGTGCCGACTCTGGAACCTTTGACTATTTCACAGAGGCCATCAATGGTAAATCAAAAGTCAGTCGCAAGGATTTCACCGCCAGCGAGGATGATAATGTGCTAGTCCAAGGTATCACTCGCGATCGCGGTGCGCTTGGATACTTTGGTTTTGCCTACTATGCGGAAAACCGCAATCGGCTCAAAGCGGTTGCCATTGACAACGGCAAAGGCCCTGTTCCACCTTCCGAGCAAAACGTGCTGAATGGGACATACCAGCCCCTCTCCCGTCCCATCTTTATCTACGTCAACGCTAGGTCAGCGCAGCGGCCTGAAGTACGGCAGTTTGTCACCTACTACCTCAATAATGCCCCAGCCATGGTGAAAAAGGTGAAATATGTGCCTCTGCCGACTAGTGCCTACCGCACGATTCTGGCTAACTTCAACCGCAACCGTGTGGGTACGATCTTTGGGGGCAAAGAGGCTATTGGCTTGACGATCAACCAACTGCTGAGGATGCAACCCCAATAG
- the pstC gene encoding phosphate ABC transporter permease subunit PstC, which translates to MVEQPLPYSTKLPVTLPSRTVRIWRERIIASILFLAAISSVVTTLVIIYILFTETVIFFEKVMELHQESLFEALVEFFTSTDWSPLIEPIGIGILPLLSGTFTTCFVASCVAIPLGTIAAIYLSEFAPAKMREILKPILEILAGIPTVVYGYFALLVVTPFLQKIILGVQQFFNPGKEPWEYFELPGFNMLGAGIVVGLMVLPYIASLTEDALQAVPLQLREGSYAMGATRLQTAIKVLMPAAISGIMAAYILGLARAIGETMIVAVAAGLQPKFTFNPLEGASTTTAFIVSVSLGDLPHGSLEYQSIFAAGIMLFFATLILNVAGYFFSRRYREVY; encoded by the coding sequence ATGGTAGAACAGCCCCTACCCTACTCAACGAAGCTACCTGTTACCCTGCCATCCCGTACCGTCAGGATTTGGCGGGAGCGGATCATTGCTAGCATTCTATTTTTGGCAGCAATCTCATCGGTCGTGACCACGCTTGTCATCATCTATATCCTGTTTACCGAAACAGTGATCTTCTTTGAAAAGGTGATGGAGCTGCATCAAGAGTCCCTCTTTGAAGCGTTGGTGGAGTTCTTTACGAGTACGGACTGGTCACCTCTGATTGAGCCTATTGGAATCGGCATCTTACCCTTGCTCTCTGGAACCTTCACGACCTGCTTTGTGGCCAGTTGCGTGGCTATTCCCCTTGGCACGATTGCGGCCATCTATCTGAGTGAGTTTGCACCCGCCAAAATGCGGGAGATCCTCAAGCCTATCCTTGAAATCTTGGCGGGTATCCCCACGGTTGTTTACGGCTACTTTGCCCTTTTGGTGGTCACTCCCTTTCTCCAGAAAATCATTCTTGGCGTTCAGCAATTTTTTAATCCTGGCAAGGAACCTTGGGAATATTTTGAGCTGCCTGGTTTTAACATGTTGGGGGCAGGTATTGTGGTGGGACTAATGGTGCTGCCCTATATTGCCAGCTTGACAGAAGATGCCCTCCAAGCTGTTCCTTTGCAACTGCGGGAGGGATCCTATGCAATGGGGGCAACGCGTTTGCAAACAGCAATCAAGGTTCTCATGCCGGCTGCTATCTCTGGCATTATGGCCGCCTATATTCTGGGGCTGGCACGGGCAATTGGCGAAACAATGATTGTGGCCGTGGCCGCTGGGTTACAGCCCAAATTCACCTTTAATCCCTTAGAAGGAGCCTCCACAACTACCGCCTTCATTGTCTCGGTCAGTTTAGGGGATCTCCCCCATGGCTCATTGGAATATCAATCTATTTTTGCCGCTGGGATCATGCTGTTTTTTGCCACACTGATTCTCAATGTGGCGGGGTACTTCTTTAGTCGTCGCTATCGTGAGGTGTACTAG
- the pstB gene encoding phosphate ABC transporter ATP-binding protein PstB: protein MVKPTDWVVATENEPLKKLAEVRDLNFYYGGKQALKNINLPVYEKKVTALIGPSGCGKTTLLRCFNRMHDLYPGNRYEGEIWLGDEQPRNLLQMDPIEVRMQIGMVFQKPNPFPKSIYENVAYGLRVRGINNRAILDEVVERSLRRAALWDEVKDRQKEPGTSLSGGQQQRLCIARALATDPEIILFDEPTSALDPIATVSIENLISELKEQVTILIVTHNMQQAIRISQFTAFMYLGEIVEYNETMSIFTKPVEQKTADYVSGRFG from the coding sequence ATGGTAAAACCTACAGATTGGGTCGTGGCTACCGAGAACGAGCCACTGAAAAAGCTGGCAGAAGTTCGGGACTTGAACTTTTACTACGGTGGCAAGCAGGCTCTGAAAAACATCAACTTGCCGGTCTATGAAAAGAAAGTTACGGCACTGATTGGGCCTTCAGGTTGTGGCAAGACCACGTTGCTGCGTTGCTTTAACCGCATGCATGATCTGTATCCCGGCAATCGCTACGAGGGGGAAATTTGGTTGGGGGATGAGCAACCGCGTAACCTCCTGCAAATGGATCCAATCGAAGTGCGGATGCAGATTGGCATGGTCTTCCAAAAGCCCAATCCTTTCCCCAAGTCGATTTACGAAAACGTTGCCTATGGATTGCGGGTGCGCGGCATCAATAACCGTGCGATCCTCGATGAGGTGGTGGAGCGATCGCTCCGTCGTGCTGCCCTGTGGGATGAGGTCAAAGATCGTCAGAAGGAACCGGGCACGTCTCTGTCGGGCGGTCAGCAGCAGCGGCTCTGTATTGCCCGTGCCCTAGCCACTGATCCAGAGATTATTCTCTTTGACGAGCCAACATCGGCATTGGATCCGATTGCCACGGTCAGTATTGAGAACCTGATTAGCGAACTCAAGGAGCAAGTGACGATTCTGATTGTGACCCATAACATGCAGCAGGCGATTCGTATTTCCCAGTTCACCGCCTTTATGTATTTGGGCGAAATCGTTGAGTACAACGAAACCATGTCCATCTTCACGAAGCCAGTGGAACAGAAGACTGCCGATTACGTGAGTGGTCGCTTTGGTTGA
- a CDS encoding Uma2 family endonuclease yields the protein MTLKYSLPPLENGDRLTRDEFERRYAAMPHLKKAELIEGIVYVASPVRVSHSQPHAEIMAWLGFYKAVTPGALVYDNPTVRLDGDNEPQPDAVLRLDSGGNSRISEDGYIEGAPELVVEIAASSAAYDLHDKLRVYRRNGVQEYLVWCTYDRQIHWFSLEAGEYQPLTADAEGIIRSRQFPGLWLTPEALLAHDLGMVLQVLQQGIATPEHQAFVQILTKT from the coding sequence ATGACACTAAAGTATTCTCTGCCGCCCCTTGAAAATGGCGATCGCCTGACACGGGACGAATTTGAGCGCCGCTATGCAGCCATGCCCCACCTGAAAAAAGCAGAACTGATTGAGGGAATTGTTTACGTGGCTTCTCCCGTTCGTGTCAGTCACAGTCAGCCCCATGCCGAGATCATGGCTTGGCTCGGTTTTTACAAAGCAGTTACGCCGGGGGCTCTCGTCTATGACAATCCGACGGTTCGCTTGGATGGCGATAATGAACCGCAGCCCGATGCTGTGCTCCGCCTTGACAGCGGGGGCAACTCTCGCATTAGTGAGGATGGTTATATCGAGGGGGCACCGGAACTTGTAGTTGAAATTGCCGCCAGCAGTGCCGCCTACGACCTGCACGATAAGCTCAGGGTGTACCGCCGCAATGGCGTTCAGGAATATCTTGTGTGGTGTACCTACGATCGCCAAATCCACTGGTTCTCCCTTGAAGCAGGGGAATACCAGCCCCTCACTGCTGATGCTGAGGGCATCATTCGCAGTCGCCAATTCCCCGGCCTTTGGCTCACCCCTGAGGCATTACTGGCCCATGATCTGGGTATGGTTTTGCAGGTACTCCAACAGGGAATTGCCACCCCCGAACATCAAGCGTTTGTGCAAATCTTGACCAAAACTTAA
- a CDS encoding Uma2 family endonuclease encodes MTIEHPVQLPPLENGDRLTRDEFERRYAAMPHLKKAELIEGIVYVASPLRYRSHGQPHLFLITWLGTYCAATPGVEAADAPTIRLDADNEPQPDAILRLSHGGRSRITADDYIEGAPELVVEIAASSAAYDLHDKLRVYRRNGVQEYLVWCTYDRQIHWFSLEAGEYQPLTADAEGIIRSRQFPGLWLAPEALLAHDLGTVLRVLQQGIATPEHQAFVARQQR; translated from the coding sequence ATGACAATTGAACACCCAGTGCAACTGCCGCCCCTTGAAAATGGCGATCGCCTGACGCGGGACGAATTTGAGCGTCGCTACGCGGCTATGCCCCACCTGAAAAAAGCAGAACTGATTGAGGGAATTGTTTACGTGGCTTCTCCCCTACGCTACCGCAGTCACGGTCAACCTCACCTATTCCTAATCACTTGGCTGGGCACCTACTGTGCAGCCACACCGGGGGTTGAAGCGGCAGATGCTCCGACTATTCGCCTAGATGCCGATAATGAACCGCAACCCGATGCCATTTTACGCCTCAGCCACGGGGGGCGATCGCGAATTACTGCTGATGACTATATTGAGGGCGCGCCAGAACTCGTAGTTGAAATTGCCGCCAGCAGTGCTGCCTACGACCTGCACGATAAGCTCAGGGTGTACCGCCGCAATGGCGTTCAGGAATATCTTGTCTGGTGTACCTACGATCGCCAAATCCACTGGTTCTCACTTGAAGCAGGGGAATACCAGCCCCTCACTGCTGATGCTGAGGGCATCATCCGCAGTCGCCAATTTCCTGGACTCTGGCTCGCCCCTGAGGCATTACTCGCCCATGATCTGGGTACTGTCTTGCGAGTGCTCCAACAGGGAATTGCCACCCCTGAACATCAAGCGTTTGTGGCTCGCCAGCAGCGATAG
- a CDS encoding alpha/beta fold hydrolase, producing MLSFVSKTYRWQGFPCTYRLSGEEGHTPIVFVHPVGVGLSGRFWDRCVSHWQSQGEGYSFYIPDLLGCGQSALPHIAYYPEDWAAQLHGFIASEIRQAVILVVQGALFPVAMELVYLDPQVVRAMILSGPPAAALVSENTDPTWQRVRWNLFDSPLGWGFYLYARQESFLRQFSINQLFAKPEDVDDEWLKMLAAGCADLESRHGVYSFLSGFWRRDYRQKMQQTGQPVFVVMGDQASSISRDGGAESPAKRLQFYTKTFPNAEGVVIAGRNVLPYESAPAFVEACQGFLRAQGL from the coding sequence ATGCTGTCATTTGTTTCTAAAACCTATCGGTGGCAGGGCTTTCCCTGCACTTATCGTCTCAGTGGTGAAGAAGGGCATACCCCCATTGTTTTTGTCCATCCAGTGGGGGTTGGCCTCTCTGGGCGGTTCTGGGATCGCTGTGTGAGCCATTGGCAGTCCCAAGGGGAAGGTTACTCATTCTACATTCCTGACTTGCTCGGCTGTGGCCAGAGCGCCCTACCCCACATTGCCTATTACCCAGAAGATTGGGCGGCTCAGTTACATGGCTTTATCGCCTCTGAGATTCGTCAAGCGGTGATTCTCGTTGTCCAAGGGGCATTGTTTCCCGTAGCGATGGAGCTAGTCTACCTTGATCCCCAAGTAGTCAGGGCAATGATCCTCAGTGGCCCCCCCGCCGCCGCTTTGGTGTCTGAAAACACTGATCCCACATGGCAAAGGGTGCGCTGGAATCTTTTTGATTCTCCCTTGGGTTGGGGCTTTTATCTCTATGCCCGCCAAGAAAGTTTCCTGCGGCAGTTTTCAATCAATCAGCTTTTTGCCAAGCCTGAGGATGTGGATGATGAGTGGCTAAAGATGCTGGCCGCTGGTTGTGCTGACCTTGAGAGTCGCCATGGGGTGTATTCATTCCTGTCGGGTTTTTGGCGGCGGGACTATCGTCAGAAAATGCAGCAGACTGGGCAGCCAGTGTTTGTGGTGATGGGAGACCAAGCCTCTAGTATCAGTCGCGATGGTGGGGCTGAATCCCCTGCAAAACGGTTGCAATTTTATACCAAGACATTTCCCAATGCTGAGGGAGTTGTGATTGCGGGGCGCAATGTCCTGCCCTATGAGTCAGCCCCTGCTTTTGTGGAGGCGTGTCAAGGGTTTCTGCGTGCTCAGGGTCTCTAA